A genomic segment from Glycine soja cultivar W05 chromosome 18, ASM419377v2, whole genome shotgun sequence encodes:
- the LOC114396789 gene encoding sulfoquinovosyl transferase SQD2-like isoform X2 → MKTTAITINPSLSPPFCSKATTPPSCSSSSSSFPPSFPRFHLSGAKPISLSCRGTRLCFLKGSKTLWGRKSFVLGAGNMTMAEVDSHEEGENEGALVGSENENNSRPRRIALFVEPSPFAYVSGYKNRFQNFIRCLREMGDEVMVVTTHEGVPQEFYGAKLIGSWSFPCPLYQKVPLSLALSPRIISEVARFKPDIIHASSPGIMVFGALIIAKLLCVPIVMSYHTHVPVYIPRYTFSWLVKPMWLIIKFLHRAADLTLVPSAAIAGDLLAARVTAANKIRLWNKGVDSEKFHPKYRSHEMRLRLSNDEPDKPLIIHVGRLGVEKSLDFLKRLMDRLPDARIAFVGDGPYREELEKMFEGMPAVFTGMLGGEELSQAYASGDVFVMPSESETLGFVVLEAMSSGIPVVAARAGGIPDIIPADQDGKTSYLYDPRDLEDCLSKLRPLLHNKELRETMGKAAREEMEKYDWKAATRKIRNEQYNAAIWFWRKKRAQLLRPFQRLAKRFFPSPQVNYR, encoded by the exons ATGAAAACCACTGCAATCACTATAAATCCCTCACTCTCTCCACCCTTTTGTTCCAAAGCCACTACCCCTCCTTCTtgttcttcatcatcttcttcgtTCCCTCCTAGTTTCCCACGTTTTCACTTGTCGGGAGCAAAACCCATTTCTCTTTCTTGCAGAGGAACACGATTGTGCTTCTTGAAAGGGTCTAAAACTCTTTGGGGTAGAAAAAGTTTTGTGCTTGGGGCTGGAAACATGACCATGGCAGAGGTTGATTCTCATGAAGAGGGGGAGAACGAGGGTGCTTTGGTTGGCTCTGAGAATGAGAACAATTCAAGGCCTCGGAGAATTGCTCTCTTTGTCGAGCCTTCTCCCTTTGC ATATGTCTCAGGCTACAAAAACCGGTTTCAGAACTTTATTAGATGCCTACGTGAAATGGGTGATGAG GTGATGGTCGTGACAACACATGAAGGAGTGCCACAGGAATTTTATGGAGCCAAATTAATTGGATCTTGGAG CTTTCCCTGCCCTTTGTATCAGAAGGTACCCCTCTCCTTGGCACTTAGTCCAAGAATAATTTCGGAGGTAGCCCGGTTTAAGCCTGACATAATACATGCATCATCGCCAGGCATAATG GTTTTTGGAGCTCTTATCATTGCAAAACTTTTGTGTGTTCCTATTGTCATGTCCTATCATACCCATGTACCAGT GTACATTCCAAGATATACCTTTAGCTGGCTGGTGAAACCAATGTGGTTGATCATAA AATTTCTTCACAGAGCAGCTGATCTGACTCTGGTGCCATCTGCTGCCATTGCGGGGGATCTCCTAGCAGCTAGAGTCACAGCAG CTAACAAGATTCGTCTTTGGAACAAGGGTGTTGATTCTGAAAAATTCCATCCCAAATACCGCTCCCATGAAATGCGATTAAGACTAAG CAATGATGAACCTGACAAACCCTTGATAATTCATGTTGGACGGCTTGGAGTAGAGAAGAGTTTAGATTTTCTGAAAAG GCTCATGGATAGGCTTCCTGATGCCCGAATTGCTTTCGTTGGTGATGGACCATACAG GGAAGAACTAGAGAAAATGTTTGAAGGTATGCCAGCAGTATTCACTGGAATGTTAGGAGGAGAAGAACTGTCCCAAGCATATGCCAGTGGAGATGTATTTGTCATGCCTTCAGAGTCAGAGACGCTTGGTTTTGTAGTTTTGGAGGCGATGTCTTCAGGGATACCTGTGGTGGCGGCACGTGCTGGAGGTATTCCTGATATAATCCCTGCAGATCAAGATGGTAAAACTAGCTATCTGTATGATCCACGAGATCTTGAAGACTGCTTGAGCAAACTAAGGCCCCTTTTGCACAACAAAGAGTTGAGAGAAACCATGGGTAAAGCTGCACGTGAAGAGATGGAAAAGTATGATTGGAAGGCAGCCACGCGAAAGATTCGCAACGAACAATACAACGCTGCCATTTGGTTCTGGCGCAAGAAAAGAGCCCAACTATTGAGACCCTTCCAACGGCTGGCAAAACGTTTTTTCCCATCCCCACAAGTCAACTACAGGTGA
- the LOC114396789 gene encoding sulfoquinovosyl transferase SQD2-like isoform X1 produces the protein MKTTAITINPSLSPPFCSKATTPPSCSSSSSSFPPSFPRFHLSGAKPISLSCRGTRLCFLKGSKTLWGRKSFVLGAGNMTMAEVDSHEEGENEGALVGSENENNSRPRRIALFVEPSPFAYVSGYKNRFQNFIRCLREMGDEVMVVTTHEGVPQEFYGAKLIGSWSFPCPLYQKVPLSLALSPRIISEVARFKPDIIHASSPGIMVFGALIIAKLLCVPIVMSYHTHVPVYIPRYTFSWLVKPMWLIIKFLHRAADLTLVPSAAIAGDLLAARVTAANKIRLWNKGVDSEKFHPKYRSHEMRLRLRCGPFLILSYNQVLAIMSFHHVLKHLSYSNDEPDKPLIIHVGRLGVEKSLDFLKRLMDRLPDARIAFVGDGPYREELEKMFEGMPAVFTGMLGGEELSQAYASGDVFVMPSESETLGFVVLEAMSSGIPVVAARAGGIPDIIPADQDGKTSYLYDPRDLEDCLSKLRPLLHNKELRETMGKAAREEMEKYDWKAATRKIRNEQYNAAIWFWRKKRAQLLRPFQRLAKRFFPSPQVNYR, from the exons ATGAAAACCACTGCAATCACTATAAATCCCTCACTCTCTCCACCCTTTTGTTCCAAAGCCACTACCCCTCCTTCTtgttcttcatcatcttcttcgtTCCCTCCTAGTTTCCCACGTTTTCACTTGTCGGGAGCAAAACCCATTTCTCTTTCTTGCAGAGGAACACGATTGTGCTTCTTGAAAGGGTCTAAAACTCTTTGGGGTAGAAAAAGTTTTGTGCTTGGGGCTGGAAACATGACCATGGCAGAGGTTGATTCTCATGAAGAGGGGGAGAACGAGGGTGCTTTGGTTGGCTCTGAGAATGAGAACAATTCAAGGCCTCGGAGAATTGCTCTCTTTGTCGAGCCTTCTCCCTTTGC ATATGTCTCAGGCTACAAAAACCGGTTTCAGAACTTTATTAGATGCCTACGTGAAATGGGTGATGAG GTGATGGTCGTGACAACACATGAAGGAGTGCCACAGGAATTTTATGGAGCCAAATTAATTGGATCTTGGAG CTTTCCCTGCCCTTTGTATCAGAAGGTACCCCTCTCCTTGGCACTTAGTCCAAGAATAATTTCGGAGGTAGCCCGGTTTAAGCCTGACATAATACATGCATCATCGCCAGGCATAATG GTTTTTGGAGCTCTTATCATTGCAAAACTTTTGTGTGTTCCTATTGTCATGTCCTATCATACCCATGTACCAGT GTACATTCCAAGATATACCTTTAGCTGGCTGGTGAAACCAATGTGGTTGATCATAA AATTTCTTCACAGAGCAGCTGATCTGACTCTGGTGCCATCTGCTGCCATTGCGGGGGATCTCCTAGCAGCTAGAGTCACAGCAG CTAACAAGATTCGTCTTTGGAACAAGGGTGTTGATTCTGAAAAATTCCATCCCAAATACCGCTCCCATGAAATGCGATTAAGACTAAGGTGTGGACCTTTTCTCATTTTGTCATATAATCAAGTTTTGGCAATAATGTCATTTCATCATGTTCTTAAACATTTGTCATACAGCAATGATGAACCTGACAAACCCTTGATAATTCATGTTGGACGGCTTGGAGTAGAGAAGAGTTTAGATTTTCTGAAAAG GCTCATGGATAGGCTTCCTGATGCCCGAATTGCTTTCGTTGGTGATGGACCATACAG GGAAGAACTAGAGAAAATGTTTGAAGGTATGCCAGCAGTATTCACTGGAATGTTAGGAGGAGAAGAACTGTCCCAAGCATATGCCAGTGGAGATGTATTTGTCATGCCTTCAGAGTCAGAGACGCTTGGTTTTGTAGTTTTGGAGGCGATGTCTTCAGGGATACCTGTGGTGGCGGCACGTGCTGGAGGTATTCCTGATATAATCCCTGCAGATCAAGATGGTAAAACTAGCTATCTGTATGATCCACGAGATCTTGAAGACTGCTTGAGCAAACTAAGGCCCCTTTTGCACAACAAAGAGTTGAGAGAAACCATGGGTAAAGCTGCACGTGAAGAGATGGAAAAGTATGATTGGAAGGCAGCCACGCGAAAGATTCGCAACGAACAATACAACGCTGCCATTTGGTTCTGGCGCAAGAAAAGAGCCCAACTATTGAGACCCTTCCAACGGCTGGCAAAACGTTTTTTCCCATCCCCACAAGTCAACTACAGGTGA